In Schaalia sp. JY-X169, the following are encoded in one genomic region:
- a CDS encoding nucleotidyltransferase family protein, whose protein sequence is MSDSSKPNKAVILARGLGSRMRRESDEASLTKEQSAAADQGVKAMISFGRPFLDYVISGLADAGYDDICLVIGPEHDMIRDYYDSIPKSRVKISYAIQEEPLGTANAVLAAEEFAGEDAVVVLNSDNYYPVDAYRALHELDGSGLIGFDPEALIEKSNIAADRVGAFAFVVADADGNMEEIVEKPDAQTIARLGDEAVVSMNLWRFTPAIFAAAKQVPLSTRGEYELQDAVRQAIADGDPFTVVPLAEGVLDMSNRDDIASVADALNELEVVL, encoded by the coding sequence ATGAGCGATAGTTCCAAGCCAAACAAAGCCGTTATCCTTGCCCGTGGACTAGGGTCGCGTATGCGCCGAGAGTCGGATGAAGCATCCTTGACGAAAGAACAGTCTGCGGCAGCAGACCAGGGAGTCAAGGCAATGATCTCCTTTGGGCGGCCTTTCCTCGACTACGTGATCAGCGGCCTCGCAGACGCGGGATATGACGATATTTGCCTTGTCATCGGCCCCGAACATGACATGATTCGCGACTATTACGATTCCATTCCCAAGTCCCGCGTGAAGATCTCGTATGCGATCCAAGAGGAGCCCCTTGGTACGGCCAATGCTGTGCTGGCTGCTGAGGAGTTTGCGGGCGAGGACGCTGTGGTCGTGCTCAACTCCGACAACTACTACCCCGTTGATGCATACCGCGCGCTCCACGAACTTGATGGCTCCGGTTTGATCGGGTTTGATCCCGAGGCGTTGATTGAGAAATCTAACATTGCCGCGGACCGGGTGGGTGCCTTTGCCTTCGTGGTTGCAGACGCTGATGGCAATATGGAAGAGATCGTTGAGAAGCCTGATGCGCAGACCATTGCTCGGCTGGGGGACGAGGCCGTGGTTTCGATGAACCTGTGGCGTTTTACACCCGCGATCTTTGCGGCTGCGAAGCAGGTACCACTCTCCACCAGGGGAGAGTATGAGTTGCAGGATGCCGTCAGGCAGGCAATCGCTGACGGGGATCCTTTCACCGTGGTTCCACTGGCAGAGGGCGTCCTCGACATGTCGAACCGTGACGACATTGCTTCCGTTGCAGACGCGCTCAATGAACTGGAAGTAGTTCTGTGA
- the trpS gene encoding tryptophan--tRNA ligase: protein MSNTQEQEIAIPEGDSQVSTASVRKAVERSKEIEREIDLDPRRFRVLTGDRPTGKLHLGHYFGTLKGRVELQNRGVETWILIADYQVITDRDGVGPIRERVLGLMADYLAAGIDPEKSTIFAHSAVPALNQLMIPFLSLVTESELHRNPTVKAELQATGGRAMSGLLLTYPVHQAADILFCKANLVPVGQDQLPHIELTRQIASRFDRRYGRDSAGNPVFRRPDALLSKAPAILGTDGTKMSKSRGNTIELGMSADETAKILKKAKTDSDRVITYDPIARPEVSNLLLLASMASDEEPEAIAERIGDGGGGVLKATVTEAINEHLAPLRARRAELEADPGYLLSVLEAGITQANETANATLLQAREAMGMVY from the coding sequence ATGTCAAATACACAGGAGCAAGAAATCGCTATCCCGGAGGGCGACAGTCAGGTCAGCACCGCCTCCGTTCGCAAAGCAGTTGAGCGTTCTAAGGAGATTGAGCGGGAAATCGACCTCGACCCAAGGCGATTTCGCGTTCTTACAGGTGACCGACCCACGGGAAAACTGCACCTTGGCCACTACTTCGGGACACTGAAGGGGCGCGTTGAGCTGCAAAATCGCGGCGTCGAGACGTGGATCCTGATTGCCGACTACCAGGTGATCACGGACCGTGACGGCGTCGGACCAATCCGGGAACGCGTCCTCGGCTTGATGGCAGACTACCTGGCGGCTGGAATTGACCCCGAGAAATCGACAATTTTCGCACACTCTGCGGTTCCGGCCCTCAACCAACTGATGATTCCATTTCTCTCCCTGGTAACAGAGTCGGAACTGCACCGGAACCCCACCGTCAAAGCGGAGCTGCAGGCCACCGGAGGGCGAGCGATGTCAGGGTTGCTCCTCACCTATCCCGTCCACCAGGCGGCGGACATCCTCTTCTGCAAAGCGAACCTGGTCCCAGTTGGGCAGGATCAGTTGCCCCACATCGAACTAACCCGCCAGATCGCAAGCCGCTTTGATCGTCGCTATGGCCGCGACAGTGCCGGCAACCCGGTTTTCCGCCGCCCCGATGCGCTTCTCTCGAAGGCTCCAGCCATTCTTGGAACCGACGGCACGAAGATGAGCAAGTCACGTGGGAACACCATTGAGCTGGGGATGAGCGCCGATGAGACCGCCAAGATCCTCAAGAAGGCAAAGACTGACTCAGATCGGGTAATCACGTACGACCCCATTGCGCGACCCGAGGTTTCAAACCTTCTGCTGCTGGCATCCATGGCTTCTGATGAAGAACCCGAAGCAATCGCCGAGCGAATCGGTGACGGTGGAGGCGGCGTTCTGAAGGCTACGGTCACGGAAGCGATCAATGAGCACCTTGCCCCGCTACGCGCACGGCGTGCGGAGCTGGAAGCTGATCCGGGCTATCTCCTGTCCGTTCTCGAAGCAGGAATCACGCAGGCGAATGAAACAGCCAACGCGACCCTGCTTCAGGCACGTGAAGCCATGGGGATGGTCTACTGA
- a CDS encoding galactokinase family protein, translating to MSWFVPGRVEVFGKHTDYAGGRSLLIASEQGVTA from the coding sequence GTGAGCTGGTTCGTGCCCGGACGCGTCGAAGTCTTCGGCAAGCACACTGACTACGCTGGTGGACGGTCACTGCTGATTGCTTCTGAGCAGGGCGTAACAGCATAG